The Chitinophagales bacterium genome has a segment encoding these proteins:
- a CDS encoding TonB-dependent receptor, translating to MKLIISFCLSLILSSIIFAENIVIKGNVKDKENETLIGANVIIVGTTIGTVTDIDGNFTIEGDITLPAKIEISYLGYATQSFDISSNNQSINVILTDEALKISDEVVISASRISEKITESPSSIQKLSAKQIQAAASGDFYQSLGNLKEIDITTSSMGFQVFNTRGFNTTAPVRVVQFIDGMDNQAPGLNFPVGNLVGASDLDLQSVEIISGASSALYGANAFQGIIAMETKSPFDYDCLQFKVKGGSNAMFNGQLRYAKAFGKKKWGKDKIGFKITGEYFRAKDWIADDAEANTYGDVTANVNVSQVVRQLQYGADSLKFTSLNAYLDFYPEALPGYVEINAPGYREKELSDNNTNSIKASFGLYAKPNDDVDLEYLYKFGRGTAIYQGSNRYSVKNILFQQHKIEAQWKGLNVKAYTTLENAGDSYDLVFGAINLSKVGFTNFVGNFIRTYFEELSNYTNEFSDDPELDDIAVARADAIAYAYENSFLVPGTSSFDSAYSIIKNDADFKTGAKFQDKSSLQHVEASYTHDFKKTVNLIGGASFRNYIPQSYGTIFEDSLMPDGKYKNLNTWEVGAFTQLTVNLFNDKLKLIGSARIDKPENFKLQFSPRISAVANFKKNTFRVSYQQAFRSPTLQNQYIYLDVGAITLKGNLYGNDGYTIESVNDYYDNYQNTLEIDPSRLKTIQMKPLKPEQVNSVEVGYRGSWFKNFYIDMNAYFNRYFNFIGDIRFYRSTNDDIVIGSEQGNDAMLIPIYRRLYQIPVNAQQKVDAWGFSVGINYYLYKSLVVSANYTYADLNTKNLVDPIIPGFNTPNNKFNIGLSASKIWKGFGFAANFKWVQSYYWESTFGDGEVPSYHTLDMQVNYEFKKFITLQVGGSNIYNNKYKTAYGSPEIGAQVYGALSFDLSRGIKKKN from the coding sequence ATGAAGTTGATTATAAGTTTTTGTTTGTCATTAATATTGTCAAGCATCATTTTTGCAGAAAACATAGTCATTAAAGGAAATGTAAAAGACAAAGAAAATGAAACACTAATTGGTGCCAATGTTATAATTGTAGGTACAACCATTGGAACAGTAACTGATATTGATGGAAATTTTACAATAGAAGGAGATATTACGCTTCCTGCTAAAATTGAAATTTCTTATTTAGGTTATGCTACTCAATCTTTTGATATTAGTTCTAATAATCAATCTATAAATGTTATTTTAACTGATGAAGCTTTAAAAATTAGTGATGAAGTAGTTATTTCTGCTTCTAGAATTAGTGAGAAAATTACCGAATCGCCTTCTTCTATTCAAAAACTAAGTGCCAAACAGATACAAGCTGCTGCTAGTGGCGATTTCTATCAAAGTTTGGGCAATTTAAAAGAAATAGACATTACTACTTCTAGTATGGGATTTCAAGTGTTCAATACTCGTGGATTTAATACTACAGCACCAGTTCGTGTTGTACAATTTATAGATGGAATGGACAACCAAGCACCTGGTTTAAATTTTCCTGTTGGTAATTTAGTAGGTGCATCTGATTTAGATTTACAAAGTGTAGAAATTATTTCTGGTGCTTCTTCGGCTTTGTATGGTGCCAATGCTTTTCAAGGTATTATTGCTATGGAAACAAAATCGCCTTTTGATTATGATTGTTTACAATTTAAAGTTAAAGGTGGTTCTAATGCTATGTTTAATGGTCAACTAAGATATGCCAAGGCATTTGGTAAAAAAAAATGGGGAAAAGACAAAATAGGATTTAAAATTACTGGCGAATATTTTAGAGCTAAAGATTGGATTGCTGATGATGCTGAAGCCAATACTTATGGTGATGTTACTGCCAATGTAAATGTAAGTCAAGTAGTGAGACAATTGCAATATGGAGCAGATTCTTTAAAATTTACTTCTTTAAATGCTTATTTAGATTTTTATCCAGAAGCATTGCCTGGTTATGTTGAAATTAATGCACCAGGTTATAGAGAAAAAGAATTGAGCGACAATAACACCAATAGCATTAAAGCCAGTTTTGGATTATATGCTAAACCTAATGATGATGTTGATTTAGAATATCTATATAAATTTGGACGAGGCACGGCTATTTATCAAGGTTCTAACAGATATAGTGTTAAAAATATTTTATTCCAACAACACAAAATAGAAGCACAATGGAAAGGTTTAAATGTTAAAGCATACACTACGCTAGAAAATGCTGGAGACAGCTACGATTTAGTTTTTGGTGCTATTAATTTATCTAAAGTTGGATTTACCAATTTTGTAGGCAATTTTATTAGAACTTATTTTGAAGAATTGAGCAATTACACCAATGAATTTTCTGATGATCCTGAGTTAGATGATATTGCTGTAGCTAGAGCAGATGCTATTGCGTATGCGTACGAAAACTCTTTTTTAGTTCCTGGTACTTCAAGTTTTGATTCTGCTTATAGCATTATTAAAAATGACGCCGATTTTAAAACAGGAGCAAAATTTCAAGACAAATCTTCTTTACAACATGTAGAAGCATCTTACACTCACGATTTTAAGAAAACGGTTAATCTTATTGGTGGTGCTTCTTTTAGAAATTACATTCCACAATCGTATGGAACTATTTTTGAAGACAGTTTAATGCCAGATGGAAAATATAAAAACTTAAACACTTGGGAAGTTGGTGCTTTTACTCAATTAACGGTTAATTTATTTAATGACAAATTAAAACTTATTGGTTCTGCAAGAATAGACAAACCAGAAAATTTCAAACTACAATTTTCGCCAAGAATTTCTGCGGTTGCCAATTTTAAGAAAAATACTTTCAGAGTGTCTTATCAACAAGCATTTAGAAGTCCTACACTACAAAATCAATACATTTATTTAGATGTTGGAGCCATTACGCTAAAAGGCAATTTGTATGGCAATGATGGTTATACCATTGAATCAGTGAACGACTATTACGACAATTACCAAAATACACTTGAGATAGATCCAAGCAGATTGAAAACCATACAGATGAAACCACTAAAACCAGAGCAAGTAAATTCTGTAGAAGTTGGTTATAGAGGCAGTTGGTTTAAGAATTTTTATATTGATATGAATGCCTATTTCAATCGTTATTTTAATTTTATAGGCGATATAAGATTTTATAGATCGACGAATGATGATATTGTCATTGGTTCAGAGCAAGGTAATGATGCTATGTTAATACCAATCTACAGACGATTGTATCAAATACCAGTAAACGCACAACAAAAAGTAGATGCTTGGGGATTTTCAGTAGGTATTAATTATTATCTCTACAAATCGTTGGTAGTATCTGCCAATTATACCTATGCCGATTTAAACACTAAAAACTTAGTAGATCCAATTATTCCTGGATTTAACACACCAAATAATAAATTTAATATTGGATTGAGTGCTAGTAAAATTTGGAAAGGATTTGGTTTTGCTGCCAACTTTAAATGGGTGCAATCGTATTATTGGGAAAGCACTTTTGGCGATGGCGAAGTACCAAGCTATCATACACTAGATATGCAAGTCAATTACGAGTTTAAGAAATTTATAACGCTACAAGTTGGAGGAAGCAATATTTACAACAATAAATATAAAACCGCTTATGGTTCACCAGAAATTGGAGCACAAGTATATGGAGCATTATCGTTTGATTTAAGCCGAGGCATTAAAAAGAAAAACTAA
- a CDS encoding CocE/NonD family hydrolase, which yields MKHLFKILAVIVMFPNINWAQQSSITIPGTTVIPARKVNGTLDDLTDFAQRNQVPFKMPDGTILYTDIYLPILQDSLTFDFEIPIINQTVKLVVLQKGFQYLIYDSINGQPNPNPYQLPMILERTPYNKNGGDVDIGSAMSLLGYAAGVQDMRGRYTSQGAYLPLYSDSWKKTPYHNYTHVLDVTDITDPRNGNNHEDGYNTVEFIKNQLTRKYDLNRDGIYDNTDLVFNGSIGTFGASALGYNQFQAAAAHKIDPTQPGLKCLFPIVGPLEFYKSTGFHNGCFRHMLVNGWLRGQIKDIDDDMIPYDQGIDDTLHSSVDYNMPNKFYAANKAIDHFVTVQYEGYPAGYYPNSIGRKDMDGSKAMVDMYGEGSATGTYSRYTNMEVPSFQVAGWWDIFVDGTIETHNLLRGNLSEKRDMQKIVIGPWAHQTITSSTTGDKTYPDNIKDITKIDIANFGTDLDLGGIVQSELISWFRYNLNYHGQNSVGEPKILIPKTNTWQKIIPNVVDAKFPANDYKIPFTYLLNFLLAKDGLKQIPITVRLFGLLPIDLKIDIPKLDKPIIEGVSSSSEITGIPYQEFQDVPAVRMYVVGASDDDGSNSVAGNYWLSADTFPIPNVTWKNMYLHNNGSLDFTAPTTDEGFGLYVHDPDDPVYTIGGGNMIVKTPQGDRDNQGQMNLADPRYAPYTMDRAGVLKYETEILTDSLSIVGFPKFKLWAKTNPGNAVGGLTDCDFYVRVVDVYPDGKELFVVEGGVNARAREFAKSIAIGAENDDAPFSNINAGELYEYYFQMYPIAYTFAKDHKIKILISSSNFPRFQSNANVPIEDGGFFRRQPSDGQTYTFKGIEYAPRTSVQRIAFSNVYPTHIELPVFGSTNLITGIKHNNTKANWEVQLFPNPNDGLFSVLINKNGEYLANIYNSIGQKVLTKNMNDQASFDISHLSSGQYYIEIISNNNSNERITKSFQIF from the coding sequence ATGAAACATTTGTTTAAGATTTTAGCGGTTATTGTTATGTTTCCTAATATAAATTGGGCTCAACAATCATCTATTACTATTCCAGGAACTACTGTAATTCCTGCTAGAAAAGTTAATGGAACACTAGATGATTTAACCGATTTTGCTCAAAGAAATCAAGTGCCTTTTAAAATGCCAGATGGTACAATATTATATACAGATATTTATCTACCAATATTACAAGACAGCTTAACTTTTGATTTTGAAATTCCAATTATTAATCAAACAGTTAAGTTGGTTGTATTACAAAAAGGTTTCCAATATTTAATCTACGATTCCATAAATGGTCAACCTAATCCAAATCCATATCAATTACCAATGATTTTGGAGAGAACACCATATAATAAAAATGGTGGCGATGTTGATATAGGTTCAGCTATGTCTTTATTAGGATATGCTGCTGGAGTACAAGATATGCGTGGTAGATATACTTCGCAAGGTGCTTACTTGCCTTTATATTCTGATAGTTGGAAAAAAACACCATATCATAATTATACACATGTTTTAGATGTTACTGATATTACTGATCCAAGAAATGGAAATAATCATGAAGATGGATATAATACAGTGGAATTTATTAAAAACCAACTTACCAGAAAATATGACTTAAACAGAGATGGTATTTATGATAATACTGATTTGGTGTTTAATGGTTCTATTGGAACTTTTGGTGCATCTGCTTTAGGTTATAATCAGTTTCAAGCAGCAGCAGCTCATAAAATAGATCCAACACAACCTGGTTTAAAATGTTTATTTCCTATTGTTGGACCTCTAGAATTTTATAAAAGTACAGGATTTCATAATGGTTGTTTTCGTCATATGTTGGTCAATGGTTGGTTAAGAGGTCAGATTAAAGATATAGATGATGATATGATTCCTTACGACCAAGGAATTGATGACACACTACATTCTTCTGTTGATTATAATATGCCAAATAAATTTTATGCAGCAAACAAAGCTATCGACCATTTTGTAACAGTACAATATGAAGGCTATCCTGCTGGTTATTATCCAAATTCTATTGGAAGAAAAGATATGGATGGAAGTAAAGCAATGGTCGATATGTATGGAGAAGGTAGTGCTACTGGTACTTATTCTAGATATACCAATATGGAAGTGCCAAGTTTTCAAGTTGCTGGCTGGTGGGATATTTTTGTAGATGGAACGATTGAAACACATAATTTATTAAGAGGCAATCTAAGCGAAAAAAGAGATATGCAAAAAATTGTAATTGGACCTTGGGCACATCAAACAATTACTTCATCTACTACTGGCGATAAAACTTATCCTGATAACATAAAAGATATTACAAAAATTGACATTGCAAACTTTGGTACTGATTTAGATTTAGGTGGAATTGTTCAGTCTGAATTAATTAGCTGGTTTAGATACAATTTAAATTATCATGGACAAAATAGTGTTGGCGAACCAAAAATTTTAATTCCAAAAACAAATACTTGGCAAAAAATTATTCCAAATGTTGTTGATGCTAAATTTCCTGCTAATGATTACAAAATTCCATTTACTTATTTATTGAATTTTTTACTAGCAAAAGACGGTTTAAAACAAATTCCTATTACAGTTCGTTTGTTTGGCTTGTTGCCAATCGACTTAAAAATTGATATTCCAAAGCTAGACAAACCTATTATTGAAGGTGTTAGTAGTTCTAGTGAAATTACAGGCATTCCATATCAAGAATTTCAAGATGTACCTGCTGTAAGAATGTATGTTGTTGGTGCTTCTGATGATGATGGTAGCAATTCTGTTGCTGGCAATTATTGGTTATCCGCTGATACTTTTCCTATTCCAAATGTAACTTGGAAAAACATGTATCTACACAATAATGGTTCTTTAGATTTTACTGCACCAACTACTGATGAAGGTTTTGGTTTATATGTTCACGATCCAGATGATCCTGTTTATACTATTGGCGGTGGTAACATGATTGTAAAAACACCACAAGGCGACAGAGATAATCAAGGACAAATGAATTTGGCTGATCCGAGATATGCTCCTTACACTATGGACAGAGCAGGTGTTCTAAAATATGAAACAGAAATTCTTACCGACTCATTGTCTATAGTTGGATTTCCTAAATTTAAACTTTGGGCAAAAACAAATCCTGGTAATGCAGTTGGTGGTTTAACCGATTGTGATTTTTATGTAAGAGTTGTAGATGTATATCCTGATGGAAAAGAGTTATTTGTTGTAGAAGGTGGTGTAAATGCAAGAGCTAGAGAGTTTGCTAAATCTATTGCCATTGGTGCAGAAAATGATGATGCTCCATTTTCTAACATCAATGCAGGCGAATTGTATGAATACTATTTTCAAATGTATCCAATTGCTTATACTTTCGCTAAAGATCATAAAATTAAAATACTCATTAGTAGTAGTAATTTTCCAAGATTTCAATCTAATGCCAATGTTCCTATTGAAGATGGTGGATTTTTTAGAAGACAACCATCAGACGGACAAACTTATACTTTTAAAGGAATTGAGTATGCTCCAAGAACTTCGGTACAAAGAATTGCTTTCTCTAATGTTTATCCAACACATATTGAATTACCAGTATTTGGAAGTACTAATTTAATTACTGGAATCAAACATAATAATACCAAAGCCAATTGGGAAGTGCAGTTATTTCCAAATCCTAATGATGGTTTGTTTAGTGTATTGATTAATAAAAATGGTGAATATTTAGCCAATATATACAATAGTATTGGTCAGAAAGTTTTAACAAAAAACATGAACGACCAAGCTAGTTTTGACATCAGTCATTTAAGTAGTGGGCAGTATTATATAGAAATTATTAGTAATAATAATAGTAACGAGAGAATAACAAAATCATTCCAAATATTTTAA
- a CDS encoding NAD(P)H-dependent oxidoreductase — protein MITLFHGTPRPNSQSRKVANYYDYLLGEKNVKHFFFTLENVDKTIFTDFYNTVPKNPQLVSIEEGILQPTTKYIFIIPEYNGSFPGTLKAFIDATDVKSCFHGKRACITGVAAGRAGNLRGIDQFSNILHHLKMEVMHLKLPLSAIDENIDANGNLINEEYKKMIDTQIDLFLKH, from the coding sequence ATGATTACACTTTTTCATGGAACACCAAGACCTAATAGTCAGTCGAGAAAAGTAGCCAATTATTACGATTATTTATTAGGCGAAAAAAATGTAAAGCATTTCTTCTTTACACTTGAAAATGTAGATAAAACTATTTTTACCGATTTTTACAATACTGTTCCAAAAAATCCACAATTAGTAAGTATAGAAGAAGGTATATTGCAACCAACTACAAAATATATTTTTATCATTCCAGAGTATAACGGCAGTTTTCCTGGAACACTAAAAGCATTTATAGATGCAACAGATGTAAAATCCTGCTTTCATGGTAAAAGAGCATGCATTACTGGTGTTGCTGCTGGTAGAGCTGGAAATTTAAGAGGCATTGATCAATTTTCTAATATTTTACATCATTTAAAAATGGAAGTGATGCATCTAAAACTACCATTATCTGCTATTGATGAAAATATAGATGCCAATGGAAATTTAATCAATGAAGAATACAAAAAAATGATTGATACACAGATTGATTTATTCCTAAAACACTAA
- a CDS encoding ABC transporter substrate-binding protein encodes MKKIIYIIAVLFIVSCNSNGKQKSDVFKLNISAGLTSLDPAFAKDQATMWCDNQIYNGLVQIDEQLNVQPCIAKSWTITEDGKTYTFHLRNDVFFHDNDLFKDGKGRKVTASDFVYSFNRIIDTTIASTGAWLFNGKVIDENPFVAIDDTTLQIQLQHAFRPFLGLLTLQYCSVVPKEVVDHFGKDFRANPCGTGPFKMVRWEENNVLILTKNDNYFEHDAAGKPLPYLNGIRISFIADKGAEFNQFAQGKLDFMTGLDVAYKDKLLSPTGELLPEWKDKLNFIKMPYMNTEYLGISMGKQPCEALKNQKVRQALNYAIDRKKMIEYLRNGIGVPAINGIIPAGMADFDANTVKGYDFDIEKAKQLLAEAGYPNGNGVDEITIYSNPTYQDLITFIAKEFKNIGIKTKIENTPAAFLREAMRKNEVEVFRASWIGDYPDGENYLSLFYSGYGAPPNYTFYKNTNYDKLYEQAISTIDDAKAKQLYHQLENIMIKDAPIIPLYYDEITRFVHKNVKGLPNNAMNLLVLKTVALD; translated from the coding sequence ATGAAAAAAATAATATATATAATTGCTGTACTCTTTATAGTATCGTGCAATTCAAATGGAAAGCAAAAAAGCGATGTATTTAAATTAAACATTAGTGCTGGTTTAACTTCTTTAGATCCTGCATTTGCAAAAGACCAAGCGACCATGTGGTGCGATAATCAAATTTATAACGGATTGGTACAAATAGATGAACAATTGAATGTACAACCATGTATTGCCAAATCGTGGACAATTACTGAAGATGGAAAAACATATACTTTTCATTTAAGAAATGATGTTTTTTTTCACGATAACGATTTATTTAAAGATGGTAAAGGACGAAAAGTAACTGCTTCGGATTTTGTATATTCTTTTAATAGAATAATTGATACTACAATTGCTTCAACAGGAGCTTGGTTGTTTAACGGAAAAGTAATCGACGAGAATCCTTTTGTAGCTATTGATGATACTACGCTTCAAATTCAGTTGCAACATGCTTTTAGACCTTTTCTTGGTTTGTTGACTTTACAATATTGTTCGGTTGTGCCAAAAGAAGTGGTAGACCATTTTGGTAAAGATTTTCGTGCAAATCCTTGTGGTACTGGACCTTTTAAAATGGTGCGTTGGGAAGAAAACAATGTATTGATTTTAACTAAAAATGATAACTATTTTGAACACGATGCAGCAGGAAAACCATTGCCTTATTTGAATGGTATTCGCATTAGTTTTATAGCAGATAAAGGAGCAGAGTTCAATCAGTTTGCACAAGGAAAACTCGATTTTATGACTGGTTTAGATGTTGCTTATAAAGACAAGTTATTATCGCCAACAGGTGAATTATTGCCAGAATGGAAAGATAAACTCAATTTTATTAAAATGCCATATATGAATACCGAATACTTAGGTATTTCTATGGGAAAACAACCTTGCGAAGCTCTCAAAAATCAGAAAGTTAGACAAGCATTAAACTATGCTATTGATAGAAAGAAAATGATTGAATATCTTAGAAATGGTATAGGTGTTCCTGCAATCAATGGAATTATTCCTGCTGGTATGGCAGATTTTGATGCAAACACTGTGAAAGGATATGATTTTGATATAGAAAAAGCAAAACAATTATTAGCAGAAGCAGGTTATCCAAATGGAAATGGTGTTGATGAGATTACGATATATTCTAATCCAACCTATCAAGATTTAATAACTTTTATTGCGAAAGAATTTAAGAATATTGGTATTAAAACAAAGATTGAAAATACACCAGCTGCTTTTTTAAGAGAAGCCATGCGTAAAAATGAAGTAGAAGTTTTTAGAGCATCTTGGATTGGCGATTATCCTGATGGTGAAAATTATTTGTCATTATTTTATAGTGGTTATGGTGCACCACCAAATTATACTTTTTATAAAAATACTAATTACGATAAATTATATGAACAAGCCATTTCAACGATAGATGATGCTAAAGCGAAACAATTATATCATCAATTAGAAAATATCATGATAAAAGACGCACCAATTATTCCTTTATACTACGATGAAATTACTCGCTTTGTACATAAAAATGTAAAAGGATTACCGAATAATGCAATGAATTTATTGGTATTAAAAACAGTAGCTTTAGATTAA
- a CDS encoding queuosine precursor transporter: MITNIIKDKSTRLFIILGGIFICNALVAEVIGIKIFSLEATLGLQPINLNIFNNNFSFNLTTGVLLWPVVFVMTDIINEYYGTRGVKFLSNLTVGLLAYAFLIFYLAIKLVPADWWITSKASGGVPNMQNAFQQIFGQGIAIIVGSLIAFLLGQLIDVVVFHKIKKHTGEKYIWLRSTGSTLVSQLIDSFVVLFIAFYLIPKYITGNPWAFSLVLTICIGNYIYKFIVAVLLTPVIYIIHNIIEKYLGEELADDLKKDALIS, encoded by the coding sequence ATGATTACAAACATCATAAAAGATAAAAGCACAAGATTATTTATTATTCTTGGTGGCATTTTTATTTGTAATGCATTGGTTGCAGAAGTAATTGGCATTAAAATATTTTCATTAGAAGCTACCTTAGGATTACAGCCAATTAATTTGAATATATTTAATAATAATTTCTCATTTAATTTAACAACAGGTGTATTATTGTGGCCTGTCGTTTTTGTTATGACTGATATTATTAATGAATACTATGGAACAAGAGGCGTTAAATTTTTATCGAACTTAACAGTTGGATTATTAGCTTATGCATTTCTAATTTTTTATTTAGCGATTAAATTGGTGCCAGCAGATTGGTGGATTACTTCTAAAGCAAGTGGAGGTGTACCTAATATGCAAAATGCTTTCCAACAAATATTTGGACAAGGTATTGCAATTATAGTTGGTTCATTAATTGCTTTTCTATTAGGACAATTAATAGATGTTGTAGTATTTCATAAAATAAAAAAACATACAGGCGAAAAATATATTTGGTTGCGTTCAACTGGATCAACATTAGTATCTCAATTAATAGATAGTTTTGTAGTATTATTTATTGCTTTCTATTTAATACCAAAGTATATAACAGGAAATCCTTGGGCATTTTCATTAGTGCTTACAATTTGTATAGGCAATTATATTTATAAGTTTATAGTAGCAGTTTTACTAACGCCAGTCATTTATATTATACATAATATCATAGAAAAATATTTGGGAGAAGAACTCGCCGATGACTTAAAAAAAGATGCTTTAATAAGTTGA
- the acs gene encoding acetate--CoA ligase produces the protein MQHQITTLAQYHEAYKKSVEQPEDFWSDIASSFTWRKKWDTVLDWEFKTPSIKWFDGGQLNITENCLDRHLATQGDKVAIIWEPNDPNEAERRLTYKELHQEVCKFANVLKNYGVIKGDRVCLYMPMIPELAIAVLACARIGAIHSVVFAGFSAKSLSDRINDSSCKILVTADGLYRGEKTVPLKDICDEALLSCNSIEKVIVYQRTNQSIHFDESRDVYWQDAMQNASSECEATTMESEDELFILYTSGSTGKPKGVVHTCGGYMVYTYYTFINVFQYEPNDIYWCTADIGWITGHSYIVYGPLLAGATTVMFEGVPTFPDAGRFWQVCDKLKVTKFYTAPTAIRALMAKGLEYVNTYKLDSLKVIGSVGEPINAEAWHWYNEYIGKKKCPIVDTWWQTETGGIMISPIPNVIATKPTYATLPLPGIQPCLVDNDGNELLENNVEGLLCIQFPWPSILRTTYGDHERCKLTYFSTFENKYFTGDGCRRDYDGYYRIIGRVDDVINVSGHRLGTAEVENAINEHPNIIESAVVGFPHDIKGQGIYAFVITDGNETTENFNQSVLDVVTKYIGAIAKPDKIQVVSGLPKTRSGKIMRRILRKVAEKDISNLGDTSTLLDPSVVEEIIKGAGL, from the coding sequence ATGCAACATCAAATTACAACATTAGCACAATATCACGAAGCGTATAAAAAGAGCGTAGAACAACCTGAGGATTTTTGGAGCGATATTGCTTCAAGCTTTACATGGAGAAAAAAATGGGATACTGTTTTAGATTGGGAATTTAAAACACCAAGCATAAAATGGTTTGATGGTGGACAACTCAACATTACCGAAAATTGTTTAGACAGACACTTGGCTACGCAAGGTGATAAAGTTGCCATTATTTGGGAACCAAACGATCCGAATGAAGCTGAAAGAAGATTGACATATAAAGAACTGCATCAAGAAGTTTGCAAATTTGCTAATGTTTTAAAAAATTATGGTGTTATAAAAGGTGATAGAGTTTGTTTGTACATGCCTATGATTCCAGAATTGGCCATTGCTGTATTGGCTTGTGCTAGAATTGGTGCTATACATTCTGTAGTATTTGCAGGATTTTCGGCTAAATCGCTTTCTGATAGAATTAATGATTCTTCTTGTAAAATATTGGTTACTGCTGATGGTTTGTATCGTGGCGAAAAAACAGTTCCTTTAAAAGATATTTGCGATGAAGCACTGCTATCGTGTAATAGTATAGAAAAGGTTATTGTATATCAAAGAACCAATCAATCCATTCATTTTGATGAAAGCAGAGATGTGTATTGGCAAGATGCAATGCAAAATGCTAGTAGCGAGTGCGAAGCTACGACAATGGAAAGTGAAGATGAATTGTTTATTTTATATACTTCTGGTTCTACAGGAAAACCCAAAGGCGTAGTACACACTTGTGGTGGTTATATGGTATATACTTATTATACCTTTATTAATGTATTTCAGTATGAGCCCAATGATATTTATTGGTGTACCGCAGATATTGGTTGGATAACTGGTCATTCGTATATTGTTTATGGACCTTTATTAGCTGGAGCTACCACGGTGATGTTTGAAGGTGTACCTACATTTCCAGATGCAGGAAGATTTTGGCAAGTCTGCGATAAATTGAAAGTAACTAAATTTTATACTGCACCAACGGCTATTCGTGCATTAATGGCAAAAGGTTTAGAGTATGTAAATACTTACAAATTAGATTCCTTAAAAGTAATTGGCTCTGTTGGCGAACCTATTAATGCAGAAGCGTGGCATTGGTATAACGAATATATAGGAAAGAAAAAATGTCCAATTGTAGACACTTGGTGGCAAACAGAAACTGGTGGCATTATGATTTCACCTATTCCAAATGTAATTGCTACTAAGCCAACTTATGCTACTTTGCCTTTGCCAGGCATTCAACCTTGTTTGGTAGATAATGATGGCAATGAACTTTTAGAAAATAATGTAGAAGGATTGTTGTGTATTCAGTTTCCATGGCCTTCTATATTAAGAACTACTTATGGCGATCATGAACGATGTAAACTGACTTATTTCAGTACTTTTGAAAATAAATATTTTACTGGAGATGGTTGTAGAAGAGATTACGATGGTTATTATAGAATTATAGGTAGAGTTGATGATGTAATTAATGTAAGCGGACACCGATTAGGAACAGCAGAAGTTGAAAATGCGATTAACGAACATCCTAATATTATTGAAAGTGCTGTTGTAGGTTTTCCGCATGATATAAAAGGACAAGGTATTTATGCTTTTGTCATTACAGATGGTAATGAAACAACAGAAAACTTTAATCAGTCGGTTTTAGATGTAGTAACTAAATATATTGGTGCAATTGCTAAACCAGATAAAATACAAGTAGTATCTGGATTGCCGAAAACTAGAAGTGGTAAAATAATGCGCCGTATTCTACGAAAAGTGGCTGAAAAAGACATCAGTAATTTAGGTGATACTAGTACTTTATTAGATCCAAGTGTAGTAGAAGAAATTATAAAAGGAGCAGGATTGTAG
- a CDS encoding transcriptional repressor, which translates to MNTATEKIYLEAKQIFTNYIEKNKLRKTPERFIILETIYNRDDHFDAEDLYIQIRNNNINVSRATVYNTLDVLVNCDLVTKHQFGENHAMYEKAYGSRQHDHLICMDCGKVFEFCDPRLQLVKKSASELFLQEIKTHSLTLYGNCSKTNCDNLKK; encoded by the coding sequence ATGAATACTGCTACAGAAAAAATATATTTAGAAGCAAAACAAATATTTACCAATTATATTGAAAAAAATAAATTGCGTAAAACGCCAGAGCGATTCATTATACTAGAAACCATTTACAATAGAGATGACCATTTTGATGCAGAAGATTTATACATACAAATAAGAAATAATAATATTAATGTAAGTCGAGCTACCGTTTATAACACACTAGATGTATTGGTCAATTGTGATTTAGTCACCAAGCACCAGTTTGGAGAAAATCATGCCATGTATGAAAAAGCATATGGTAGCAGACAGCACGACCACTTAATTTGTATGGACTGTGGTAAAGTATTTGAGTTCTGCGATCCAAGATTACAGTTAGTAAAAAAATCAGCTTCCGAATTATTTCTTCAAGAAATTAAAACACATTCATTAACATTGTATGGCAACTGTAGCAAAACCAATTGTGATAATTTGAAGAAGTAA